Below is a genomic region from Apteryx mantelli isolate bAptMan1 chromosome 22, bAptMan1.hap1, whole genome shotgun sequence.
ttattttaaggaaaaatatttttagaatattttaaaagttgggcTGGCCTAATGTATTATTTCCTAGACTTACAAGCTTGTTCAATCCAGAGGAGCAAGCTCCTGAAGAATCAGAGGAAGTTTCGGTGCTCTTTCCTTCTTCATAAGCTGTAGTGAATGTCCTGGATACTGCAGAGGAAATCTCTTGAGAAACCCAAGAGGAAGTATCCAAAGCTATTTCATGAGAGTGTCTGTATTTCTCAATGGCTACTGGAAGTTTTTCctctagaattaaaaaaagatggcaaagctggaaaattatttttggatttttttttaaatatcttggtCATATTTGAATAGAAGCATAAAAAGTTCTGTATACCAGCTAATTTGAACAAGAAACTAAAGAAATTATTGTCTGTAAGTGATCTCTTAGCAGATTTCTGCCTGGGATTTCCATCTCAGACACTAATGGCCCAAGACTTTGCCAATTTAAAAGTTTTTAATACTCTATTGCACAAAGTTAATTAAAGTGCAAAGCACAAGGTAATTCATTACCCCTAAACAACACTTAACAAATTCAACAATGCTGAGATCACTTTAGCAGCACTGACAATGTACTATGTGCTTGTCtggctttaaaatgcaaaaaccctaCATTTATCACTCCATACCAGTTTCAAATTCTAAGACAATTTATGATTTCTGAAGGCTACCATAAGCATCAATTCTCAAGTAACTATTTTTCAGAGACCTTTCAGATACTGGCTTTTTCAGCTGTCTGTCTATAAATTCTCCTTTAGTTCTACATATCAGATTCCTTTGATTAAACAGGCTTTTAGCTACAAAGGTGCAACTACCACAGCCAAAGCAAAGATTTCAAACCACAAGCATACCATTTCTTATGATTACTTATTCCAAGCCTGGCGTTATTGCATTGGTACTACATGAAGGGAGTTTCCATGATTCACACCAACCAATTTGACATTAGCAAGTGCTGGCAGAGAAACCTGACTCCCGGCATAGAAAGGTTCAGTCAGTCACTgattcttccttccctcccctccgcaGTTACCTGAGCTGAGCGGAGTGCTGACACTCGTCGGTGCATGACTCGCTCGGGGGGTTTTACAGTTTATATCCTTAGAGTAGCTCTCTTGCTCACAGGAAATACTTGACAAATCCTGAATATCTGTCAGTGATCTAAAGAATTGAAAGATACTCTGACAGTTAGAATATCCACTTCTTATGCTTTTGAATTACTAAATTCTGCTCTTTTCAGGTTCTTTAAATTTCACTTTGTTCAGTCTTGGCTAGCTTTTCAGAAGGCAGTTAGACATTCCCTTTGACAACTTCTCGCAGAATTTCTGGAAGGCTAAAGAACACCATCTTCCATGATCTTGCAGAGACAGAAGAAGTTAATTAACAGCTTTCCCTTCCTTTATGGAACTTCTTCCCTTTAATAATTCTTTTATAAGAAGAAACTCAGTAAATTGCCTCCAAAAAGGGCAAGAGCTTCAAATGTGAACCAGCAGGTACAAAACTATTTCCAAAGCCATAGGAAAATCCCAAGACTTAATGAAAATTAAAGATCTGTTAAGCTAAGACTAACTAAGTCTTAGGAGCCTTTAAAAGAATTACACAGGTAAAAGTGAAACTGCTAAATATCTGCACAGGCAGTGATGTCTACTCAAACTACAAATGTTTTTAAGCAGGTGCAGAACTGAGAAATTAAGAAATCTAACATCTATTGCAGATATACCCTTGTTTACATTTTTCTCATGTAATGATCAGATGTTGACTGTTACCAAATCAGTAATTTATATTCGAATCCCAGCTACCTGTAAAAAGAAACTAACTTTACTAGTTAAGTCACAAACCTATTTTGCTAATTGTTCCTAAGAATCACAATCACCAGCCTATTTTTGTAATAATATTTATGTAACTACACACTAGCAATTTGCTCTTTaacataatttaatttattttgtgtaCTTTACACAGAAGAAACAAGGAATACTCGCACTTAAGCGTGAAGAGGTACACCCAAATTATACTAAGTTAATTGCTtatgaatatgaaaatatttcaagtaagCTAAGATACATGACTGCTCTTTTATATCAATCTCCCTACttatgaaaaaatattatttcaatacTTTAAATAGTATTCTGTCTCTCTGTTTTGGTCTGTCATATGTTCTCATTTTACATGAACAGAAAACTTCTGGAATGATAACAAGCCAACTTGCTGCAGTTTCAGTAGGAAACAGTCTGCGGCCTTACATATCCTTCTCTCTGGATTCTTTCTGCGGCTCCCTTAGTATCACCTCTTGTGCTGCTTCACCACTGGAatgaggaaggggggaaaaaactaaTATTAATTGATCTCCTTGGAAaactatgaaaataaatttttaaagagaaaagatacTAAATACATTTAAAGCACTACCTTCTCTCTGGGATAGACTGAAGCTCCTAAAAACTTTTTGCTTAAAGCCTTAGAAGACAGGGAGAAGGAGAGCTAGATGAAAATGTAGTTTTAAGCACATTACGGACTTGTATCCAATACAGAGAACGCTTCTAACCGACAtcagcagtttccaaagaaaactaactgaaagttaaataaaaatcTGTGAATACACATCACTACATTGTTTTATCATCCTTTGACTAGTCTGCACCGTAAGCTATTGTCTCTCAAACAATCACAACATTCTTCAAGGTCAAGGAGGGATTCAAAGATGATTACTGCTAGATGGTCAGACAATAACAGTACTCTGTCCTGCTGCCAAAAGCTCAATTCTTAAGGAAGGGGAGGAAACAGAAACATCACCCTTTACCATAAGACCAAGCATTTACACTTGCTACCTACCTTTGGTACTGGTAACTCAGTCCCTCTAGAGGAGGGGAGAGAATACAAACACTGACAGTAAATACAGTTCTTACTCCCATACTCTGGAGAAATTCAGCAACTGCTAATTGCAGGGGAACATAAAGATGAGCTAAGGGGAGCCCTTAAGAAGCCTGAAAACTACTGCTGAAAGATCTTCTGTATCTCTTTAAGGGAAACATACCTCTTACAGCATGGGGTGGCGATCCTGGCTGACATCTCTAGGTATTAGACAATACAAAATTCACAGAAATACTGGACATAACCCTCATGTTTGACAGATAATGAGACTGCAAGTATCCAAGCTTGGGATAATATCATCTGTAGGCAAGCTGCACTGAACATACTTGCATCAGTCTTCCCATGGCACGGGAAAGGCATGATCTTCATGCCACCTGAGCTCCAATACCAAAGTACATCAAAATCTAAAACCGATGACAGAAGTCCTAATCTGAATTATCTTTGCTCTATTTAAGACTGTTGTATATAAGTGTAAAAGGAATTGAATATACACAACTTATTTTTTCTATTTCCCTCATTAGGCAGACAAAAAGATACTAAACAGTAAAAGACAAAGCCCCATGAGACTTGTGAAAgtccttttaatattttcttgcCAAGAAAATATTATACATAGTTCATTAAAAAACACCACTGGCATCTTATTTGAATATTAGATATATGAGCAGAATTAATAGAGAGCATACTTTATAACCTAATTTATGCTCGAACTAGCAATGAAAATAATAGTCTTTCTACCTGGCTACAGGCATATGGCTAAGTTGATTCACTCCTAATGCGTTACTGCCAGAATTCtgcgctgctgtgctgcagagtaatatttttcctcctgaatacaaATAACAAATGTTCCCTTGTTATTGGGTTTTGCAAGTACAAAAGAAAATGACACAACTCATTGAACAGGAAATTACaactttattgtattttttaGCTCTTGTGACCTTTGTTGTTGTCAAGagacaaacacatttttaaagacaCATTTTCATAAACATACCACAGCTGCTAGATAGTCAACCACTGGAGCATTGGGGAACACTGCAATATTTACAGATTTGAGCTGAGTAAGACAAATAATAGAACAGATGAACAATGCTGATCCTTGCATTATTTGGCACACACATTGTCAGCTCTTACAGTTTTTAAAACTCAAGAGACTTCAAACAATAAGAGTATTAATGTATAAACACAATTCTAATTGTTTCCAGCACCGTAGCAAGTTATATGAAAAGGTTAACTCAGCCCTAGAACGTAAAACAAAGGTTGCAAGCAGGTTtttaactgaaacacagcaagtatATGATCACTGCACTCAACCTAACCACCATGCCTAAATCCCATCTTCCAAAATCCTATGTGCCCTGAACTCTCATTAATGTAATGGGGAGTAAGAGACCAAGGGGCCCAAAAGAATCTAGCTTCAGCTTTCTAACAGGAACGCTGCTGACAAAAATATAAGTGCAACAAAAGACTTGTTCTTGCTGACTCAAAAGGACCCTCAAAAGAAAGAGCACATTTAACAGCAATACCTGATCCAGCATCACCAGATAGCTGTTTCTGTACACAGACTTCTTGAGTATCTTCTAATTTGCCCTCAGGATTTGAggtctgaaggggaaaaaaggaaacaaattcaaTTTCTCATAGGCAAGTTGTGAAGTGTGGGACAATTCCTATAGGATGAAGTTCAAAGTTATCAGAAGGGCGACACATACACTTTTTAAGAGCTGGCCACTGTGAGGAACAACAGCAAACAGCATGGATTGATTTTAATAATCCATACAACTAGTTTCAAGTCTTCCTTAGGAAATGAATAAAGATTGTTTTAAGACTATGGAGTGCTGTGCTGGATAGAACTaggaaggaaaggctgagaataTCAGCAGCCTTAAACTTTCCTCAACCTACAGTAGCGTAATCTTATGGCTCCATAGATTACATGATTTCCTAGTAAACAAACTTGAATTAAGAAAACaggcttctgatttttttttttttaaaggaaaagcattAGAATTTTCTGACTTTTAGATAAATCTTTATTTGTAGATGTTCtttcaaaagagaataaaaattttTGTTCTTCAGTCTTCTGCAGCACTTCTTCAAATCAAATGGGAATGTAATAAAGCCACATTTGGTTTTACTTACTTCCAAAGTTCTTGACATAGATTTCATTCCTGCCTAGGCTGTGATTTTTACCTCTAGTTTTGAGTTTTCTTGAatagtgggaggaaggaaataatCAGGATCAGGAGTCAAAAATTCTTCAGACACATCAGGAGATGAATCAGGGGAACAGCATAATTCCTTTGAATGCACCTGTGAAAGATGTTATTATTTAAGATGGTTTCTCCACTCCCTATTGAAGAATATGCATTTTAGTCCATAATGTTAAACACTACATCAAGCTGAAACAATATTTAATTTGACCACTCTGTTTCAGTCCTGGTTCCTGCTGCTTAGATTACCCTCACAGTTTACAGAGgtgagggggtgggggtggagaaGGATTGCTAATCAGATTGCAACTGAAAAGTCAGCACTAGCTAGCTGTCATCACAGTTCACTGTGCAATGTGCAGAGTCTAGGCTAAACTGTTTTATAGATAACTAGCAAAAATGAGATTTCTTGGATTACTATACATACTCTGGAGAGATTCTCGACTTGTTGAGGAATGACCAAATTCTTTTGATGGGCCGTTCCAGACTCTGCTTGCTCATCTTTTGATGGTGACGGGCAACTTCTCCCTAGTATGTCGCAACAGATGCAACTATTACGCAAAGAATAATGTGGACTGAGCGGTCAGAACCACTGAGGGAATATCAGTGAGAGTAAAGACAGCAAAGCTACCTGATCTGTCAGGAACATGCTGCAATAAAGACAGTTAAACACTCACATCATTAATCCAGACATGTGAAGCTTTCCTTGTTCCTTTCTCCATAACTATTATGAGCGTGCTTATCCACTGCAGTGCTACAGAAAAAGCATCTTTGAAGTCTGATTGAAAAAATAAAGGCAGGAAAGCATGTTCCATAGATTTGAAAGCTTTGGGTCTCTAATGCTGATAAGATAATCAATGATGAAGGGTCTCTGAGCTCACTGGACACTACATTCATCtattaaaacataaataataGACTAAGCAAAGTATTATGTTCTTCAGTGACTAACCCATTGACCTGCTTTGGGGGAAGACTCTGGAAAAAAAGATGGCCAATTACTGTAACAAAATCACAGAAGCTAAAATCTAGTGGGAGTGTgagagacaaaatatttttttctgcagcctTACCTCCAAAACTTTTGAATGCAGACTCCAGGTCACTCTCCTCAGATTCAGATCTCCCCTCACTGCCCAGATCCTCAACACTGTCACCTGCCTTCCACCCGCTATCTTTCTGCCAGTCTTGACTTTTTTGGACTCTGACAGTGACATGTTGAAAGGCTTCCTTTATACTCTCAGCTTCACTTTCAGACGTATATTCACTGGGTGGATATGGAGAGATGAGTTCCAGTTGTCCTGAAGCCACTCTTCTGGCCATCTGTTTTACCTCAGctacacaaaaggaaaaaagtcaccTGTCCACACAACAGAATTTGAAATGTCAAACCTTTCCCCGTGTTTCATGGTGTCTGCAGACTTGGAAATGTTAAGGTTACAGCCTGTAGATTTCTTATTGTCAGAAGAGCTAGACACTTCTCTTTTAAAGGAAAGTTCAAAACCTGCATAAGCTGATGCGGACAGGCCTTTACAAGAACAATTTTCATTCGTTTgaattgtttatttttcatgCTGTACTGCCATCCAGTGGTCACTGCTATACTACCCTCTCTGAATTATACGCTGTCCCTCCCTTACATCCTCAGAACAGGGTCAaaattgtggttgtgatgactcCACACCCTGAATGAGCAAGACAGGATCCTACTCATCTTGTTTTCCTCCAAAACAGCCTAATAGATCAGTTAAGGCATCCAGATCTTTAAGTGACAAAATGTTGAGGTTTTAATACACCACCCTGCAAGCAAGGATCACTAACCATAATGTTGATTAACACTGATTTACTTACTCCTCCATTCTGATTGCATCATCCTTCTCTCCTCACTTATTTTGGTACTGTGAATTGCAGGTGTTGATTTGGGACAGCACCTACAATAGATTGTTAGGAAACACATCAAACTTAATTCACAAGTGTATCGTGTTAAGGATTTGCAAGTCAGCAAAACACTAATTTTTTCAGTGTTAATTAAAAGGCTCAGAGCACACATGCTCTAAGAACCCAATGGAATTAACATACTGAACAAAACTAACAGAAGCTTAGAAAGCACAGACACGACTTTAGGTCTATTATGGATTAGCTAGACAAGTGATAATTTAGAATCTAGATTTCAAAGGCTGTCAACTACCTTCAAATGACATATCTAAACACTGATATACACTGAGTGCTATGTAGATTTGCATCATTAGGTCAGTAAGCCAATCAGTGGACACCAAAGATACAACTACAGAGAGCAGGgacaatatttaaaagaaaaacaaacaaaaaaaccactataGCAAACCAGACTAACCAATGTATGGTTTAGCAAGACTTTCCTACACTCGCAGCCCCTAACATCGGGCCTAGTTCTACACCTATGAAAGTCTAAGTATTTCCACTTAGAATTGAATGAAGCTGTGCATAGAGTGGAACCATCCTAACCAGTATCAGTATTATTTTAAACTTCCTTATTAGATTGCTCTCCTCAGGCATTGCCACAGTTCAGGACCAACCTACTTGACACCACCCCTTGAAAACTATGCACGTTTCCACATATATTTACACGTCTAATGatatacatacacataaacaTACATCTCTATATATATTAAAgtcatttaaacattttaaaacaattttaatatAGTGAGACATCATTCATCACACCAGTTTCTACCTCTGCCAATTCTAGCCCTTGGGTGGCGACCACAGAGCTCTGGCAGAAAAGCATGTGGAATCTGTCAGATCACAACTCCTTACCAGTAGCTGCCTTGTCACAGCAGTTATCCTGTCAGCTCTGCAGCTGACGAGTCACAGGGTCCTAATTGGATGGGTGGCTTTTGGCTTACCGAGAAAACATTCAACGTCATCTTTAACCCTGGATGTGTCCACTTTTGACAGTGGCTGTAGTGAGATGAATCTGCTGGAATTCATTCTTTTGTGGATACGATCAGAACTCACCACCTTTCTTCTTCAATTCCACTTGCTGCAGAACGTGAATCACCCCCTTTCTGACACTGCAAGGTGAACTTTTTTTTGCATCTCTGAGATACACGTGGGAGCAATCGCTGAAACGAGTCCAACAAGCCGTGACTCAGCACACGTCAGGCACTCCTGCGGTAATTCTGACGAGAGCTATGAGGCATACTAAGAACCAGACCATGCAAACTGTATTCCCAAGGCTTTATTTCAGTAGCACTGCTCATGCGAAAGGATGACAGCTCCAGGCCTTAACCCAGTAAAAACTCTGCTATGGATTTCTAGCAGGTTTCATACATGTGCAAGACGACTGCCCCAACATGTGGTTCCACAGGGAATGAGTGGATCCAGACAATTCAAGATTATTCCCACAGCAAATATGAATTTCTTTCTTTACCGTTCTCTTTGGGCTAAGCATGTCAACTACTTACATTTCAATAATCAAAACAATCTAGAAGTTATTATGAAGTGATAGCTCTGGCTTCCATAACCAAGTATACAACACCTCCCCCAACACCTTCTTCTGCTTCCTCTTTTCCCCCAGCCCCACCCCCATTTTAGTGCAAGACTTTCTTCCCTACAGAGGCACCGGTCTAATTTAATCTAAGgtctaaaattattttctaaggATCCAGGAAGAACAAGACATATCAATGTACTGTGAGCCAAAAAACCTGCAGATGGAGAAGATACAGCAAGGTCTCcttatgtgttttttctttctttctttctttttttttttaagacaaatttgAACAGTACTTGTTTAATGATGCATTCCTGCATGCAAAATTGTGCACATCAATATGATAATCAGGACACAAAAATCCAAGGCCATTTTTTAAGTATAATTTGAATAGTTTCATGTCATGAACTATCAGTACAACAAGCAGGCATGAAACTGCTCAAAATACTAGTTAGAGCAATCCAGGGCCATAAGTAAAGCTGTAATgtatgtatgaaaaaaaaaaccaaaaaaacaaaaaaaaaccctagttttTTGTGGAAATAAAGGAAGTAACACTATTGCACCATTGAGCTGACTGTTCTCTACTCCATGAACAATGTGTTTGGCATACACATATTTTAAAAGGTAGAAAAGCTATAGATTCTGCCCTTGCTTTTGGACAGCATCCAGAACCATGTCTCTATTCACTACCACAATCCCACTGAAGAACCTAGTAGTGATAAATGCACAGTTGCCCTGCTCAACACTTTACCTCACAATCTAGGTCCATTTGATCATCCAGGCTTTTCACTGTGCTGAAGCTgaatttgtcttcatttttagTCTTACTCCTCTGAGAAAAGCACTTCTGCTTCTCCTTCTGGATTGCCCATGTTCCCTCAGCTGCCTTTGGAATAGCTTGGAAATGGTCGCCACCCAAAACTCCTTGTGCCTGACATGTTATCAGCGGTGCAATATAGTCACTTGATGGTGGACCTATAGCCTTCCATAAAAAAGTATTAACTCTGGAAAATGGGCTATTGGCATTTTGAGGAATATCATCAGATCTGTTCCAGGATCTTTCTAGAAAAACCTGCTTAGAAGTCTGATTCATTTGGACTTCCTGGAGCAGCTTCCTTTGCTTCTCAGCAGTCTCTAATTCGTTTAGTTTCTCCTCTGTTCTGCACAGGGATCCTGATGCCTGCTGCAACATGCTCTGAGCAATCTTTAGATTAAGGACACATTTGCTGATGTGCTGCCCAGTTTGGGATGGACTACTCATTCTTTTCCCAGCATCTCCTCTCACTTGTGATTGCTTGCACGGCTCAGAGGCCTCATTtatcctttcttcctcttctgtagTGTACTCTGTACCTGATTCTGAAAAGCTGCCTTCCTTATCAACTGGCTTTTCCTCACAGTGCATTCCAGGGGATGCAAATAGGTCTCTGAGGGTAGCCTTATCttctttttgctgcctttttttatcCTTCAGATTATAACCTAGCACAGTGCCTCCTTCCAGAAAGTCTTCATGAAATTCTGGGTAATCGACAAagatttcattcatttcaaaGCTACAGAGGCTCTCATCCACATCACTGACACTGCAGGTCACCTGGAGTTCAGAAGCTACATCATGGCTTTTTTCCCATGCAACTGGCTGTAGACTGCTTGGTGTCTCACCATCCACTAAAGCCTCAGACTCCTCAGGAAAACCAGAGTATCTTTGGGCAGGAGAgttacctggaaaaaaaataaataaataaaaataaaaataaaaaatcagctgTTAAGTGTTAAGCTGCTCCTCCAGATGTCCGTTGCTTCACATTGCTTTCACCCATTTAGGAGTCCACACATTTTAGTTCTTACATGAGCAACACTTCATTCCCTCTATTGAAGACAATGTGCCTGCACTTCAATGACTAATTAGATGTACAGTCTTGAGCTTATATTAATAATTAGGGTGCTAGCTAGAATCCAAATCTCATAGCCTTCTGTTTTCAAACTGTGTCACCAAATCTGTAAGCGCTTGCATTTTAATTATTAAGAGTAGACCCTCATGCACTGAGGGACATGCTAAGTGGAGGATACACGACATCTTGCTGAACCGAAACTCACCAATCTCTGTTATCTCTTCTCCTTCCAATCCCAGTGTTCTTTCACGGTAGTTAAAAGCTGATGCTAAACAGATGTTTATGTCAGCCAAGACAGCAGACCTTTGTGCTTTTGGTATTTCATCAGCATGACCAGTTTGAGACTCAGTCAAGTCCTGTAATGCGAGAAATGCTATAAAATACAATTACATTTGACAAAACAATGCCTCCAGCTTCTATTTTAAGGTGATTTGTCTCCATGATCAGAGAAGGATACTCTCAAGTTCAGATTTGACACAAGAAAATCCTTCCACCTAGATTCAAGCAAAATGACCTAAATTTGAATAGACATTAACTCTGATTAACcaaatgctatttaaaaagcacaaaaggcTACAATCCTGGAAGTCACCTTTAAGTCATTCTTCATCAGGTACTGAATATCCTGAAGGTTCATGGAACGGTTCTTCTGCTTAGGTTCTAGCCCTGACTTTACAATATCATAATAGGGTTTCGGAAGTCTGACATCCGCTTCTAAATGCTGTCCCGAACTTACGAGCTGTTTAATAACTGAGTCTTCATGACCATCCCAGGGAAGTGTTTCTACAAGACATGTAACAGACTTTATACATTACAAGCTATATATTAATGCTAATAAAAGTCAGAGACACAGAAGTATTGTCTGGACGTTCCATAATTTACAGCTTCCAGCACTCAGTCCAGTCCAGCTTCTCCTCTCTATCTACAGCCAGCAGTAGATGATTTCAAggaggctgacagaaatctctcTAGTAAACAGCTATGCAATAGCCCACAGTGGATTCTTCACTCTCAACTAGTTGGTAGAGGGTTTAATTTTTAGGATAATTGTTTATCCTCCTTCACTGTCAAAGTAGTCAAAGTCAATATATGTGTCATCACCTGAAGTTCATCTCTAAGTTATCTTAGTGATCAAAAGGATCAAAGTTCTACAGGCTCATTTTGCGCTTTGCAAAGCACTAACTGAATGCTTTGTTGTCCTTGCattaagagaaaagaaacagcGGAAAAAACACTACAGAAAATTGCATCTAATATCTATCCTTAATCCCATCCTTCAGCTTTGCAATTTTGAACTTTTCAATTTCATTTTACAAAAGTTTTCACTAGCTTTTGCCATtgtcattaactttttttttcttttgccttgaaGTTTTCCTCTTCCAGGTTAACTCTATTTGTGTAATCATGGCAAGGTTTTACAGAATCACATAAGGAAATTAAACAGACATTTGGGGGCTGAGAGTCCACACTGAAAACATTCAGCAGACTACCCTAGTGACAAAAGTCTAAATCTACAGATATACCTGTCAAGGCCTCCTGCATTATTGTACAGAAGCTATAAATATCCGACTTGGTTGTGACAGTTTTCTCAAGGATTACTTCAGGAGAGCACCATTTATACAGCTGGATTGGGACAGGAATACGAGTCAGATCACTGTGTTCTCCTCCATCTctgctgtataaaaaaaaaaagttagatattGGGATACAGAAAACACTCAGCTAGAAGTTATGTCTTTTGGAATTAAGCATCTGAGtttgttacattttctttttgtttaaattattccCACTCTCCCCACATTTAGCAAGACAATGAACCTAGAAGGTCCAAAGTAGACCTGCAAAAATCTCTAATATTTTCACAtcaataaatactgtattttggcACTACACAGCAGAGACCTCTGCTGGTGAAAGTAATATCTTTCAAAAATTTACActcaaaaataaatcagaaaaagttaaaaatttCCCAATAACATTTTTACAACCAACCCTTTAAGATCTGGCCAGTGTGCTCAGACCATAGGCAAAAGACAAGAAAGTGCCACCTAGTCTGTCaaatgtttgttttgcagtgcATACTTATGTCTAGAAGCTGACTTCCCCCTTCTCTACAAACagtaattttttaaattcttgCTCATATCACAGTAAACTGTATCTGTCAAAAACATGGTAGCTATAAGTAACAGCCAAGATTAATAAACTGAGTTTGCAAGGATGTTACAAAATGTCTTTGTTCCTTTCAGCACATTTCCATCGGTAAGTTTTTGTTTAAGCCAATTTTACCCTCACTTTACAGTTTAACCAGCCAACTTCTCCCTTTCTAGACCGACTGCATTACAGCAAAGTAGTATTTTgaaaaagtaagaggaaaaaaaaaatggtgtccctcataaaagaaacaaaaatgtactAAAGCCTCCTCTTGTCCCTGGGTATCCTTAACAACCACCAGCTCAGCGAGGTGCGAGAGCCTCAGCCCTTTCAGGATAAGCCTCCCTAAGCACAAGCTCATTACAACAAAAACAGGCTTAAATTGCTTTCTGCCCAGCAACAGAATTAGTGACTCAAAGAGGAATTGCATCTCTGTTCACCAACATCGGGTTCTGTTTCTCCATGATGGTACTTTTATACTCCAGTAAAGAGCTTCTTCTCTAACTAGCTTCTATTCTCAAATACTTACAACTAACATAAAAATTAAGTGCACGAGATTTGCCATGTTACCTGAAGCGAAGTTAATGTACCTGCGCAGAAACGACTGAATTTTTTACTCCTGTTG
It encodes:
- the TEX14 gene encoding inactive serine/threonine-protein kinase TEX14 isoform X10: MAHAVPVPIPCPVQLGSIKNDTLEAELHEYVRQGNYVKVKKLLKKGIFVDAVNSLGQTSLFTAALLGLGKIVDVLLDYGSDPNHRCYDGSTPVHAAAFSGNQWILSKLLDGGGDLRVHDKDGKNPQYWAMSAGKESSAQMLEFIQRCTSHMQAAIQSFPSELLRKVDSSKALICSPSRFGGLVQGNVESPLSRFLKGGANSARNIYSFGFGKFYLTGSRHLGYLASLPIIGEKEVVQADDEPTFAYHVGPYMIMTNLMWGGSRVTVKELSFEPHQNCSKLRLADLLIAEQEYSSKLRHPHLLQLMSVCLSSDLEKTRLVYERVNFGSLYSILHERRSEFPVLRMETILHLLLQINDTLRFLHSRGFIHRSVTSYAIQIVSSGEAKLCNLEYMIESRDGGEHSDLTRIPVPIQLYKWCSPEVILEKTVTTKSDIYSFCTIMQEALTETLPWDGHEDSVIKQLVSSGQHLEADVRLPKPYYDIVKSGLEPKQKNRSMNLQDIQYLMKNDLKDLTESQTGHADEIPKAQRSAVLADINICLASAFNYRERTLGLEGEEITEIGNSPAQRYSGFPEESEALVDGETPSSLQPVAWEKSHDVASELQVTCSVSDVDESLCSFEMNEIFVDYPEFHEDFLEGGTVLGYNLKDKKRQQKEDKATLRDLFASPGMHCEEKPVDKEGSFSESGTEYTTEEEERINEASEPCKQSQVRGDAGKRMSSPSQTGQHISKCVLNLKIAQSMLQQASGSLCRTEEKLNELETAEKQRKLLQEVQMNQTSKQVFLERSWNRSDDIPQNANSPFSRVNTFLWKAIGPPSSDYIAPLITCQAQGVLGGDHFQAIPKAAEGTWAIQKEKQKCFSQRSKTKNEDKFSFSTVKSLDDQMDLDCERLLPRVSQRCKKKFTLQCQKGGDSRSAASGIEEERWCCPKSTPAIHSTKISEERRMMQSEWRTEVKQMARRVASGQLELISPYPPSEYTSESEAESIKEAFQHVTVRVQKSQDWQKDSGWKAGDSVEDLGSEGRSESEESDLESAFKSFGGRSCPSPSKDEQAESGTAHQKNLVIPQQVENLSRVHSKELCCSPDSSPDVSEEFLTPDPDYFLPPTIQENSKLETSNPEGKLEDTQEVCVQKQLSGDAGSGGKILLCSTAAQNSGSNALGVNQLSHMPVASGEAAQEVILREPQKESREKDISLTDIQDLSSISCEQESYSKDINCKTPRASHAPTSVSTPLSSEEKLPVAIEKYRHSHEIALDTSSWVSQEISSAVSRTFTTAYEEGKSTETSSDSSGACSSGLNKLHSHRHLTTSLMSCLHQPKSCWMELVRGTLPKMV